A part of Arachis hypogaea cultivar Tifrunner chromosome 12, arahy.Tifrunner.gnm2.J5K5, whole genome shotgun sequence genomic DNA contains:
- the LOC112726740 gene encoding uncharacterized protein, with translation MAQSPNIQRTDSNTPLMGQRNDLANDGLVPQIFSSVPSLTEAAAYLSQTTSFLTGCFYDYSVEHSSGDSSDSSGVHAQELVSFASGETEASSSNKTFQTSYAPLNTNEDITETSVGDSSGNAGALVRSNPSGQTGIPLFQSLIERARRTVRGSADDIGWLGRDPGMPPVEDGTERFHEILDEIKHGVHRLPNSMIYLLIPGLFSNHGPLYFVNTKASFSKMGLTCHIAKIHSEASVEKNARELKEYIEEISWGSNKRVLLLGHSKGGVDAAAALSLYWSDLKDKVAGLALAQSPYGGTPIASDLLREGQLGDYVNIRKLTEILICKVIKGDMRALEDLTYERRREFLKEHHLPDELPIVSFRTEASISPAVLATLSHVAHAELPTVAGEPKKLPVVMPLGAAMAACAQLLQVRYGEKSDGLVTCRDAEVPGSVVVRPKRKLDHAWMVYSSLNDDPKEGDASQVCEALLYLLVELGQKKRHGLERKDKLGTRWNVNPPRGIAIVLDEEAPKWQLR, from the exons ATGGCGCAATCTCCCAATATACAGCGTACGGACTCAAACACGCCGTTAATG GGACAAAGAAATGACTTGGCAAATGATGGACTTGTTCCTCAGATATTTTCATCTGTTCCTTCTCTCACTGAAGCTGCTGCTTATCTTTCACAAACAACGTCGTTCCTTACTGGTTGTTTCTATGATTATTCAG TAGAACATTCCTCTGGAGATTCCAGTGACTCTTCTGGCGTTCATGCACAAGAGCTTGTGTCTTTTGCTTCAGGGGAAACTGAGGCATCTTCTTCTAATAAAACATTTCAAACTTCTTATGCACCTCTGAATACAAATGAGGACATCACAGAGACTTCTGTTGGAGATTCATCAGGAAATGCCGGTGCACTAGTAAGATCAAATCCTTCTGGACAAACTGGAATTCCCCTCTTCCAAAG CTTGATTGAGCGGGCTCGGAGGACTGTGCGTGGATCTGCCGATGATATAGGATGGCTTGGACGTGATCCTGGAATGCCCCCAGTTGAAGATGGAACGGAGAGGTTTCATGAGATTCTTGATGAAATCAA GCATGGTGTTCATAGGTTACCAAATTCTATGATTTATTTGTTAATACCAG GTCTTTTTAGCAATCATGGCCCACTCTACTTTGTCAATACAAAGGCCAGTTTCTCAAAAATGGGTTTGACTTGTCATATTGCTAAGATTCATAGTGAG GCTTCAGTTGAGAAAAATGCCAGAGAGCTAAAAGAGTATATTGAGGAAATTTCTTGGGGTTCAAACAAACGTGTTTTGCTTCTTGGACATAGCAAGGGAGGAGTAGATGCAGCAGCTGCTTTATCATTATATTGGTCTGATTTGAAAGATAAGGTTGCTGGATTGGCATTAGCACAAAGTCCATATGGTGGTACTCCAATAGCTTCAGATCTACTGCGAGAAGGACAACTTGGCGATTATGTAAATATACGAAAACTTACTGAGATTCTTATCTGTAAAGTAATTAAG GGTGACATGAGAGCCTTAGAAGACTTGACGTATGAAAGGCGGAGGGAGTTTTTAAAGGAGCATCATCTACCAGATGAACTTCCTATTGTTTCCTTTCGCACTGAAGCTAGTATTTCCCCTGCCGTTTTAGCGACGTTATCTCATGTTGCCCATGCTGAACTACCCACAGTTGCTGGCGAACCTAAAAAACTTCCTGTGGTGATGCCCTTAGGTGCTGCTATGGCTGCTTGCGCACAGTTGCTGCAGGTTAGATATGGTGAGAAGAGTGATGGGCTTGTGACATGCCGGGATGCAGAAGTTCCAGGATCTGTTGTGGTGCGACCTAAACGAAAACTGGACCATGCGTGGATGGTTTATTCATCACTAAATGATGACCCTAAAGAAGGGGACGCATCTCAGGTGTGCGAGGCTCTCTTGTATTTACTTGTGGAACTTGGTCAGAAAAAGAGGCACGGGCTTGAAAGGAAAG